The Vigna unguiculata cultivar IT97K-499-35 chromosome 6, ASM411807v1, whole genome shotgun sequence genome contains a region encoding:
- the LOC114188000 gene encoding auxin-responsive protein IAA16-like, translating into MMTSAMEAERDKYKMIDFEETELRLGLPLSANDGESTLIRNTSGGSFTGKRGFSDTTSGSVDLKLNLSSTSNNVSASSSSEIAKENNASAAAAANITTPSPPPVKDPAKPPAKAQVVGWPPVRSFRKNIVNNNVQKGSNSNSNSNNIKEGVKGSSSNSGNINIGAAFVKVSMDGAPYLRKVDLKVYKSYQELSDSLAKMFSSFTIDKCGSQGMKDFMNETKLIDFLNGSDYVPTYEDKDGDWMLVGDVPWEMFVESCKRLRIMKGSEAIGLAPRAVEKCRNRS; encoded by the exons ATGATGACTAGTGCTATGGAGGCAGAGCGTGACAAGTACAAGATGATCGATTTCGAAGAAACCGAGTTGCGACTCGGGTTGCCGCTGAGTGCAAACGACGGCGAGTCCACGCTCATCAGAAACACTTCCGGCGGCTCCTTTACCGGAAAGAGAGGGTTTTCCGATACAACCAGCGGTAGCGTGGATTTGAAGCTTAACCTTTCCTCAACCTCAAACAATGTCTCCGCCTCTTCCTCTTCTGAAATCGCCAAAGAGAACAACGCTTCCGCTGCTGCTGCTGCTAACATCACTACACCTTCTCCTCCTCCTGTCAAGGACCCAGCAAAGCCACCTGCAAA GGCACAAGTGGTGGGTTGGCCTCCTGTGAGGTCATTCAGAAAGAACATCGTTAACAACAATGTTCAAAAGGGTAGTAACAGTAACAGTAACAGTAACAACATCAAAGAGGGGGTAAAAGGTAGCAGCAGCAACAGTGGGAACATAAACATAGGAGCAGCTTTTGTTAAGGTGAGCATGGACGGTGCTCCCTATCTTCGTAAGGTAGATCTGAAGGTGTACAAGAGCTACCAAGAGCTGTCGGATTCCCTTGCAAAAATGTTCAGTTCATTCACCATTGACAAGTGTGGATCCCAAGGCATGAAAGACTTCATGAACGAGACCAAATTGATTGATTTTCTCAACGGCTCTGATTACGTACCCACCTACGAAGACAAAGATGGAGACTGGATGCTCGTCGGTGATGTACCCTGGGA AATGTTCGTGGAATCCTGCAAGCGCCTGCGTATTATGAAAGGATCTGAGGCAATCGGGCTAG CACCGAGAGCAGTGGAAAAGTGCAGGAACAGAAGCTAG
- the LOC114187208 gene encoding pathogenesis-related protein PR-4-like, producing MGKAGVAIVLLLCLIVTATAQQCGRQAGGRTCSGNLCCSQYGWCGNTEEYCSPSQNCQSNCWGGGGSGGGSASNVRATYHYYQPELHGWDLNAVSAYCSTWDAGKSYAWRSKYGWTAFCGPVGPTGRDSCGKCLRVTNTGTGSQTTVRIVDQCSNGGLDLDVGVFNRLDTDGQGYQRGHLIVNYEFVDCGDNNLNLVLDTPK from the exons ATGGGAAAAGCTGGAGTAGCCATCGTGCTATTGTTGTGTCTGATTGTGACGGCCACCGCCCAACAATGCGGTCGACAAGCCGGTGGGAGAACATGTTCCGGCAACCTCTGCTGCAGCCAATACGGGTGGTGCGGCAACACCGAAGAATACTGTTCACCCTCCCAGAACTGCCAGAGCAACTGCTGGGGCGGCGGTGGTAGCGGCGGTGGAAGCGCGTCGAATGTCCGTGCCACGTATCATTACTACCAACCGGAGTTACACGGGTGGGACCTGAACGCCGTGAGCGCTTATTGCTCGACTTGGGATGCCGGAAAATCCTACGCTTGGCGCAGCAAATATGGGTGGACGGCTTTCTGTGGCCCCGTTGGACCCACCGGCAGAGACTCTTGTGGAAAGTGCCTGCGG GTGACGAACACTGGAACGGGATCGCAGACAACGGTGAGGATTGTTGATCAATGCAGCAATGGAGGGTTGGATTTGGACGTGGGAGTGTTCAACCGTTTGGACACTGATGGACAAGGGTACCAACGTGGACATTTGATTGTTAACTATGAGTTTGTGGATTGTGGGGACAACAACCTTAACCTCGTCCTCGATACTCCTAAGTGA
- the LOC114187505 gene encoding pathogenesis-related protein PR-4-like: MQRRRRRMGKVSVFVVFVVFVVCVVGLVSAQSASNVRSTYHLYQPEQHNWDLRAVSAYCSTYDADKSFAWRSKYPWTAFCGPSGPQAEQACGRCLRVTNTRTNAQITVRIVDKCANGGLDLDITPFQKIDTDGNGYAQGHLIVNYDFVDCGD; the protein is encoded by the exons AtgcagagaagaagaagaagaatgggaaAAGTAAGTGTGTTTGTGGTGTTTGTGGTGTTTGTGGTTTGTGTTGTGGGTTTGGTCTCAGCTCAGAGCGCGAGCAATGTGAGATCTACGTATCATTTGTACCAACCTGAGCAGCATAACTGGGACTTACGCGCAGTGAGTGCTTATTGCTCCACTTATGATGCTGACAAATCCTTCGCATGGCGCAGCAAATATCCTTGGACTGCTTTCTGTGGACCCTCTGGCCCTCAGGCTGAACAAGCTTGTGGCAGGTGCTTGAGG GTGACAAACACAAGAACAAATGCTCAGATAACGGTGAGAATTGTTGACAAGTGCGCGAACGGGGGATTGGATTTGGATATTACTCCATTCCAGAAGATAGACACAGATGGGAATGGCTATGCTCAAGGTCATCTCATTGTTAACTACGACTTTGTGGACTGTGGTGACTGA